Within Verrucomicrobiota bacterium, the genomic segment TCCATAGACAACTTTACTGCATCCGCCATTTTTCTGGCGGTTATTATTGGTGGAGTCACTTTCACCGGCAGTGTTTACGCTTGGGGAAAACTATCGGGCAAGATTAGTGGCCAAGCCAAAATCTTCGCTGGGCAGAAAGCCTTCAATTCGTTGATCTCCCTCGGAATGTTGGTGAGTGGCGTCCTGTTCGCCTCCGCTCCCAACGCAGAGGTCGCATTTATATATTTCCTGGTCTTTATGGTTCTCTCCCTACTCCTGGGAATATTTGGAGTGATGCCAATTGGAGGCGGAGATATGCCAGTGGTTATTTCCTTATTGAATAGTTGCTCGGGACTTGCCGCATGTGCAGCCGGATTTGTCATTCAGAACAACGTGCTTATTGTAGCAGGCTGTCTCGTTGGAGCTAGCGGGCTCATTCTGACCATCATTATGTGTAAGGCGATGAACCGAACTTTGCCCAATGTGCTTTTCAGTGGTTTCGGAGCAACCGCAGAAAAGGCAGGCGGGAAACAGGAAGGTGAAATGAAAGCCATTAGTGGGCAAGATGCTTACTTTGTTCTCGAAGCTGCCAGTAGCGTTGTGTTCGTACCTGGTTACGGCATGGCGGTCGCACAAGCCCAACACGCGGTCAAAGAACTTGGTGAGATTTTAGAAGAAAATGGAGCTGAAGTTCGATATGCCATTCACCCCGTCGCAGGCCGTATGCCTGGACATATGAACGTCCTACTGGCAGAAGCAGATGTTCCCTACGAACAACTATCCGAAATGGAGGATGTGAATCCTATCATGTCCACAGTCGATGTTGCCATCGTCATCGGGGCCAACGACGTAGTGAACCCGGCAGCCGGTGATGATCCTTCCAGCCCGATTTATGGCATGCCCATTATTAACGTGTTTGAAGCAAAAACCGTCTTCGTTTTGAAGCGTGGTCAAGGCGCAGGGTTTTCCGGACTTGTAAATCAATTATTCTTTCGGGAGAACACCCGCATGCTTTACGGTGATGCCAAAGCAACCATCACGGACCTGGTCGCACAATTTAAGGATTAGCTGTCAGACCGCAATCCTTTCTATCGGAATCCCTCTTTAAAAAAGGACGCTCTTTTCAGGGCGTCCTTTTTAATACCACCTATAGTCCGTCCCCGGCAATCAGCCGGAAGAACGTCCGTGAATCTTCCGTGTAGGGAGCAATGATTTCAAAACGGTTATCTCCAAGATCGGTTACGGTTATTTCAGAAACATCCTTCCACATAAACGGATCAATAAGGTCAGTCGTTTCTGCTCGAATTTCTGCACCGAGCCCTGGAGGAACCGCCAGAATAATTCTAACCCTTGTTTCATCAATCCGAACCATTGATTCCACGCGAATGCCGGAGTCGGCGATTACGGTAGTGGTTTCAACCAGAGGGTCTTTGTCTTCAACCAATCCAGCCCAATCCGTTGCCAAAGAATAAAAAGAATAAGTTCTTCCGGAAGTACCGGTGAAGGTGGGATTGGGATCCTCAGATGCACCAAGCCAGAGGAAGAATGGACTACCATCTACGGATTGATAGACCGTGTAATAAGCCACGCCTGATCCCCCCGGATCGGATCCGTTCAAAGCAACAGAGAAGGATGCCGAATCTGAAACAGCAGGACTACTGGCCGAACTGATTGGTCTTTCTAGATCTATCGTGTGAAGAACCGTCGGCGTTTCGATGGGGTCGTTGAGATCGAAAATAATCAACGCCTGATTTTCAAACTCTGTGCCTTGCGGCAAATTCGGTTTCTGCTTAACGTCGTAACGGACAAAGCCCTGGCCGATTCCCGTTTCATCTTCCACCTGAAGGAACCCATCAAACGCTCCAAATG encodes:
- a CDS encoding NAD(P)(+) transhydrogenase (Re/Si-specific) subunit beta codes for the protein MDTSILINFFYIVSAILFIYGIKMLGSAGTARKGNRVSSVGMLIAVVVTLIDNQVFESWVWIVAGIGMGTLIGFVAAKRVQMTSMPELVALFNGFGGLASLLVGWAEIQKVIDAKAGENVNLSVGSIDNFTASAIFLAVIIGGVTFTGSVYAWGKLSGKISGQAKIFAGQKAFNSLISLGMLVSGVLFASAPNAEVAFIYFLVFMVLSLLLGIFGVMPIGGGDMPVVISLLNSCSGLAACAAGFVIQNNVLIVAGCLVGASGLILTIIMCKAMNRTLPNVLFSGFGATAEKAGGKQEGEMKAISGQDAYFVLEAASSVVFVPGYGMAVAQAQHAVKELGEILEENGAEVRYAIHPVAGRMPGHMNVLLAEADVPYEQLSEMEDVNPIMSTVDVAIVIGANDVVNPAAGDDPSSPIYGMPIINVFEAKTVFVLKRGQGAGFSGLVNQLFFRENTRMLYGDAKATITDLVAQFKD